From Triticum aestivum cultivar Chinese Spring chromosome 7B, IWGSC CS RefSeq v2.1, whole genome shotgun sequence:
cgagattcaggccgactgctgagcagtcgggccggatctccccggcaactgcattCCTTCCTTGTTGACAGTTGACGTCTTTTTATTCTTCTCCTTTgtagaggccaacgccgccttgcaaCAGCAGCTGGGCAAAGCTAACACCGTGCTACGCGCCAAGGAGGCAAAGTGCAGCAAGCTGGTcgaggagcgtgaccggctggccacgcaactggcggagcaggcggagcttctccagACGGCTCAGAAGGAGGTGGAGGCGAAAGAGACCCACCTCCTCGCTGAGTTTGAGACCAAACGCTTCGCCTGGGCCGACAGGGAGGCGCTGCTGACTGTCGACTTTGGTAATATTGAGGACATGGTTGACGGTaagatttttcttttttctttctttgagctgccgGCCTCTGTTCGGGCTGACTGTTGTCTTCTAACCTTTGGCTTCCTTGTTCTCCGCCCAAGCAGACTTCTTCCCAGGCCACTCCGTTGCCGCGAACCAGACCATTGAGGCTTATCGCGAGGAGCGGAGGGCGAAAGGCGCGCAGATCACTGTCGATGCTTCCCGGACCCTTagcgagcagcttctcagcatccagcccgccttcggccggctcatcggatgttgTGCCGTCTTCAATGTGTCGGAGCCCAGACGATCTCCGCCCTCTAGCCAAGCATGCCAGCTCCGtgtactcccagtcggactgccgactggctggaggtggcggtcggtcgcctggaggcctggaagggttcctcggcccgggctggagcacgccgagctctggagtttgtcaaggcatggtaccctgggctagatctagcccagttgaccatgtttcggttggaggcgcaggaggagctggtggcggtggaggatgATCTNNNNNNNNNNNNNNNNNNNNNNNNNNNNNNNNNNNNNNNNNNNNNNNNNNNNNNNNNNNNNNNNNNNNNNNNNNNNNNNNNNNNNNNNNNNNNNNNNNNNNNNNNNNNNNNNNNNNNNNNNNNNNNNNNNNNNNNNNNNNNNNNNNNNNNNNNNNNNNNNNNNNNNNNNNNNNNNNNNNNNNNNNNNNNNNNNNNNNNNNNNNNNNNNNNNNNNNNNNNNNNNNNNNNNNNNNNNNNNNNNNNNNNNNNNNNNNNNNNNNNNNNNNNNNNNNNNNNNNNNNCGGCGACCACCGACTACACCAACACTAGCGTCTTCATCCTGGAGCTGGTTGATAACAGCGCCGAGGCGCCACTGGAGTGGTTTCGGCTGAACCTGGAGGACGCCGTGGACTCGGCTgaagtgatcgactccagcgacgagggagaggacgaggaggacgaggaaagTGAAGAAGACGTGCCGGAGGTCGGAGCGGACAGACAGCCTCAGCTCGACCATGCCTCAAGCAATGATCCACGCTCAAGTGCGCTGACTGCTgctggaggcgaccaagcggagaccgaCAAGCCGTCCACTCCACCAACCGGCGCTACCGACTACGCCGTCCAGCCGGACCCCTCTGTTGCTCCCTAGATCGTCGTCTTTATTTTTCCTGCTTGTCGGCCTCGACAAacttgttaaatttgcacaattccacgcGCGGAgtgtatttcaaactctgttgaatgctggccaatgggccttttgatatgtaaatattCTTCGACACAAATTGTGCTTTATTTGCCGAGTTCTGACTTTTCTTGCATTCTGCTCATTGCTTTTTTCTTTTGCCTCCCTTCCATTGCTACCTtcttgccagccaaacagccgctctgcagactgcGGCTGGGTCAAATACTTAGCTACTTTTGGGAGGGCAAGTATTTAGCCGATTGGAGCATTGGCACgataagtagaagccggccggctggctgctcagcagccggtcgaaGAGGTAGGATGCCGGCCTAGACTATGTGCGCTTTTTTCCTTAGCCATTTTCCGTGTGGGCACCGTTTGGGCAACCCTTGCCCATCGGTCAGtcactctgcgagctgcggcttctggcaggagaagtTTTAGGTGctgacacactacttgtccgagtGTAGGAAGTGACACATAGTAGAAGGCGGTGAGCCCCCGGGCCGACtatcgaacccggtgccaggcggaataatgaaataacacattcataggcataatacttatcatttaaaacaaaacagaggctAGCCAACTCACCTTCAGAAGGCTTCCCCGATTGGGGCCTCGTTGGCCATCCGATCTGCTCCTCCAACTCAGTTGCACCGTTGGATCTTTACTTGCGGTTAAATCATTTTTCACCTCGCAGTCATTTTACTGCCCAATGACAAGTGGCCTCGTCTCACGCTTGCAGTGGCTAGGTCAGCAGCGGGTCATTTTCGGCCGGGTGAGCCTTTCCTCGCGCGCCCCGTGTCCCGTGGCTTGCCTGGGGCTGGAGCGAGGAGCCCATTGGGCACGACCGCACCAACCCTAGCTCCCGATCCACAGCCATgcactcctccctcctccctctcacaGCCGCCACACCccattcctctcttcctcctccctaCTCCTTAACGGATCCCTTCCACCGCCACACCCACTcgtctcctcctctctcttctagCTAACTCCTCCTTCCTGATCTCTGCGTCAGCCGCAGCGCGAGAGGAGCAGCGGCAGCGGAGATGCTCCGATGGCGGCGTCGAGTTGTGAAGCGGTGGTGCCTGGGCGCGAGTCGACAGAAGCCGGAGCGGCTACTCCGGGCCCCGATCTGGGGGGTTCGGTTCCAGGGCGCCGACAGCTTCTTTGTTTATGACGCGGGGCCGTGCCGCCGGGGGAAGCCTTGGATCCATGCAGGGGGGCTCCCCGGGgggcgcagaggagggggttggaCGAGCGGGTGAGGATGCGTGAGGCCAGAAGGAGTTTGGGGTTGCCAGAGAAGCATGGGCCGCACGGGGGCTGGTCATCGCCAGAGCAGAGGGGAGGAGGTCGATGCAGGGGACGCCATGGATGGTCGGGGCGCTGGCTCCTCCTTTCCCCATGCCACGGCTGCCCAGATCCGGCGATCCCCTCCTACTCCGGCATCCAGGTTGGTTGACTCGATCTCTCAATCACCCCATCGCCGCGCTGCACACCATCGTCAAGgaccaagccgccgccgccacagtGTCCTCCTCCCCGGTGGCCGCGGGTGCCCTGCCCGCCAAGCTACCCATTCTTATCTTCTGGAGGCAATCTGGTAGTGCTGAGCGCACGGTGATGCTGTCACGGTATCCCCCTCCCCGGTGCTCTTAGATCCAGCAGTAACTCAACACAGGAAAGCCGATTGCGCTCGATCTGCTCGCCTCCTTCGCCTCGCAGGCTCAGCAAGCAGCAACAACGTTAGCTCTGTTTCTCCCactcccctccccctctccctcctataGATTTCTCTCTAATGGCAACTCCTATGGGTTCGGTGTATCATAGCTTTTTTTCTTTCTTCCAGCTGAAGCCTGCTCTCATTATGCCTGCCGCCTCTCTATGAGATCAGTAGGTTTGATCGCCTTGTCTGCAATTTGGCTGATTCCAGTTAGTATTCTTGTTCTTTATGGGAGATATGAGTTTGGATGTAGCTCACTGGCCAGAAGAACCTGCGATGCCAGCAGACCAATCTAGATCTGCACGTGTTGAATATGCAAACAGTTATGTAGTATGTGCAGTTTACTTGCTCTGTTTTTACGGGGATTTTGGAATTTTCCATACATGCATGACCTAGATCCGTTTTGTGATTTCCATTGTCTATTTACTGGTGACCCAAGTGTGTATTATTTCCATCTTTCTTTGTCTTGATATAGCTGAAGGTCAACTGCTAGCCCATCCGTGCAATTCACTAATTTAATTATGCCTGCTTGCTCGAAGTCTATTTTATAGATGGCCGGCATATTATCGTGGGAGGTGTTTAACTGTTTTCTCTGGAATAAACTGAAAGCTGATTATTTTGAAAATGCATCATACCGCGCTGATTTATAATAAGATTGTTACCCATCATCAGTTTTTGGCATATCCTTTTGAGTTATATATCGCCATGCCAAGTTGCCAACTAACTGATACATGGTTATGGTTGAGGAACAATGTTGAGCAGTACAAGGTTACACCATCACAGTTCAAACACATCTTTTTTGGTTGATAGTTTTTGAGATAGCTTACTGCTTATGCCCAATGGGAGTTTAATTGGGCATCTTTAATATTCTAAGAATCACACCGGCGCAGCACACTTAGGTTGTTTCCAGATCTCATGTTTGTCTAAGTCACCAAGTTAACCCACAAGAATTTGTTTACTTTCTTGGCTATTGTGGTTAAAGGCATCCTTTTATTCGAGCTATATATAGTTTTTGGACATGTTCCAGTTTGGTTATTTTTTTTTATGGATTTTGAATATGTTTCAATTTGATCACTTTTGAGACTCGGTTAGAACAGATATTTTTTGTTTCTTTACCATATAGTTCCTAATCAGAAAAGCCTCATCTGCAGGTTGAGGGCATTGGCATGAAGGTGTCGTGAGTTATCTGCAAGGGCATTGTTATGACGTGCTCCTCCATGTCTCCCGCGAGTTCTTGGTGTGGCGATCATGGCTCCAGAGAGCATAAAATGTATGCATTGGAGGTGGTAGCATTGCTAAAGATCTACATATTGTAGCAGTAGTTTTTACTGTGAAACATAAGCTCTTTTTACAGTGCAATTATTAAATTGTAGTAGTAGTTTTTCTTGCAGCTTGTAGTAGTAGTTTTTCTTGTCAAAATCGGTCCTTTCTCTGTACTTGTTGATCTTTTTAGTCTGAATTTTCCAGCCAATTCAGGATTTTTGTTTTGCAACATTATGGACGATGCGTGTCTTTTATATTGGCTTGGATTGCAAGCTCTTCTTTACATTGGTGACACATATGACCTACAACGTTGAATCAGTTGTATTTTTGGTTGAATTTCAAATCAAAAGTCTTGAATTACAGTTTCAGTTCTTTCTACTTAGCTTGGCAATCAGTTAACTATCCAAGTACAACTTACTGAATGACATGTGTTGTCATGAATGAAAGCTGGTCCAGTCCAACTTGTCATTTTTTTATTGGGTCTAAAATTTGACTGAACCTGAACTGAAGTTTAGCTCAGCCTCATTTGACAAACAGATACACACACAACACAGAATATATATACGTTCTTGAATGATATACTATATATATACCTTCATCCACACTGTCTGATTACCAGTGCTTTTTGTTGTTGTCAGCGACATCATGGGTGCTGGTGGCAGAATGACGGAGGAGCGGGAGAAGCAGGAGCTGCTCGGACGCGCTAGCGCCAGTGAGATCTTCCAGCATGCGCCGACGGACAAGCCGGCATTCACGCTGGCCCAGATCAAGGAGGCAATCCCGCCTCACTGCTTCCAGTGCTCGTTGATCAAGTCCTTCTCCTATGTGGTCTATGACCTCGTCATCAGCGCGTCCCTCCTGTACGCCGCGTTGGTCTGGATCCCAGCACTCTTGAGCATGCAACAGCTGGGCGCCTGTCCGCTCTACTGGGTGCCTCATTTTGATTTTCTTACCTTGGTGGGTTTGTATTCAGAAAATTAATTTGCCTATTTTTTCTTTTTAATCTGTGTTGGGAGAAAGATGTTCCTCTTTGTTGAGAAAATGTTTATTGTATGGACCATACAAGGTTCTTTCTCCAAATGTTATTGTGTGGTGCAACTATGATCTGTTTTCCTTGTGCAGAGGGCTGCGACGAGGCAGACAGGTGGCGGGCGGCAACAATAGGGGTTGGCGGATGCTCCATGACCAATAGCCTACTTAGTGGTATGCCTCCCTGTTCGTTTTTTGGTGTTTCCTCAAGATTGGTGTCGTGCAGTTCTGAGTTgttttgtgtgcgtgtgtgttgtgTGATGCAGATGGGAAGGAGGATCCGACAAGTTAGCCCCCACAATTGTGTTGTTGGAGAACTTCTGCGAGCTCAGTAAAATAATGAATCTTCATCTCCGATGTTTTCTCTCGAAAATCGAGCGTGGATCGCAGGAGCAAGGAGCTGGTCGAGTGTAGTGAACAAGCAATCAACGCGGCACATTTGGAAGTTGTGAGAGCTGTGAATGGCACTGGTCTTGTCATACTAATGAGCAGGAGCACCGGCCACATTACTCTTCATGCCACTCTGAGCAGTCGGCTGCTGCTTGAGATTGATTTCCATGTTCAAGGGAAGGGAGACCGGATTGAGTTCCTGTATATGCAAGAAGGGCCATTGTCGTGGTTGTTGCTGAAGGTGTTGGTCAGGAGCTGATTACCGGGACTGATGACAAGAACGAAGAGCAAGATGAGTATGTCAACATGCTGTTCCTTAACGTTGGCCTTTTCTATAAAGTTCACATGCAACTCTCCTCCATGGTTAGAAAAAACTAATTTGAACGTTTTGTTTCTTTGATGGTTACTCATTTCTCTTATCATTGTTGTATCAAAACAATTGTATTTTAGCTGATGGCTGCTTGGGCTCATTTTCGAAGAGAATGAGATGTGGAATAAACTACTCTGAAATGGTTGGTTCCCTTCAAACAATTTATTAGCTAATTAATTTTGGCTGCTGTTGCACATGATACAACTGTGCTCTGTTGTTGCCATCTTGCATTTCATGTGAGCTTAAACAGACAATCAATTAAACTTTTACTAAGTTCTTATCGTATGTATTTGCTCAAACAGTTACTgaaaaatgcaaatatttttagCAAGTACATGGTTTTAAATGGGACTTGGTGCCGTTTAGCGCAATGGGCAGTGTTATACAAATATAATTTTTTGGTGCAAGGTTatacattttttttcaaacttgGATTTCACAATGTGAAAGACATTTACAAAAGAGTATGGTTTAATATATGAGCTTTCTACAACGAGTATTGAAGTccttgcaaaatgaaactattttcatcgacaacatggctttggcgggtctctgcgccatttggcgcaacggatGAGAAATTGCACCGGTCGGCGACTGAGGAAACGCCTTTGTCACCCAGATGAGGAACCGGGAAAGAAAGGCCGGGAAAGAAAGGAAGGGGATAGACAGTCTCCGCTGGATCCGCCCCCTGCCGCTTCATATTCAGCACCTCACGGGCCACAAACATCGCTCTACATGGGCtgggctaaataacatatgggctATCCTAATACCTCTTGATACCTATATCTCCATATATGCACAACAAAGACACGTTTTTTTCTTAGGTTTTTTATCTTTTTCcctcttttttgcaggaaaaagaTGCACGGCCAGGTTTCTCATCatgataaccatgttttcaaacttgctaaaaaaatacaaccatGCCAACTTTACTCCCTCATCATAGTGGCCATATTTTCAAACTGAACATATTCATATTATGCAAAGTTTTCCTTTTCCCAAACTATTATTTAACAACGTAATAAACTTGTTTAAAAAATAGCATGatttagttgaaggttcttgcagcatgaaactatttccatcgacaacatgtcttcagcgggtctctgcgccatttggcgcaacgggtcaactagtatagataaaagagggtagtctccgagctcttctcgggggacccggaatCTTCATACTTAATAAAAAagatagcatggtacatactgcattaactgtaaaatcttcgaaggaggtttgtgTTCCACGGCCTCTCCGTCTCCTtgtcggagtcgtctctcttgcgtgctctgggcttctgagcgtcgatcaagtagtaggaaccattgcccaacactttgctgatgatgatgaatgggccttcccaaggtgccgagagcttgtgctggccggctgctTGCTGtatcagctggagcacaaggtctccctcctggaaggatcttggcttaacCTTCCGATTGTAGTATTGACGTAGActttgctggtagatggcagaccggctgagtaccaacagccggctttcttccagcagatcgacgccgtcttctcgtgcttctctggcctcctcctcggtgtacatggtgactcgaggggagtcaaattctatgtccgtcgagatgacggcttcggcaccgtagacgaggaagaaagtcgtgaagccggttgacttgttcggagttgtgtgcATGCTCCAGAGGACAGCCAACAGCTTACTGAgctagcagccggccgaacgctctacaGGCTcgaccaatcggggcttgatgccagacaaaataaggctgtttgctcgctccacttggccatttgactgcggatggccaacggacgctaagtccagtcggatgccctgcgtcgcgcagaaacgagccaaggctcctttggcgaagtttgtgctgttgtcggtgatgatgatgcgtggtatgccataccgggtggtgatgtcagcaatgaaagtcacagcagtcgacccattcaacttcttgattggctttccttctatccacttggtgaacttgtccacggcgaaaagcaaatgagtcatgccgccgtGGGCTATCTTGAATGGCCccgccatgtccagcccccaaacggcaaagggccaggcaatggcaatggtcttgagtgcagaagccgggaAATTTGGCTTGGaatggaacttctggcaccctttacatTTCTAGACCAAGTATTTGGCGTCtactagagcagtcggccagaagaaaccatggcggaactacaaaaaaaagacacatccgtgacattttgggctgaacgaattttttttctgtcatacatatgacacttctatgacgataattgtgacaaaacccggtatcatcatagatgtggtgggctcctacttctatgacaaaaaatcatgacaaaaatgggcttttcgtcctgggcgggccggagacgcaactgcatgacattctttgggccgtccatgacggaaaaaaccatggtagaagtgagggcaaggaaaatttcggggagttctcggttacggtgggtggtcgggggccgagcgatgcgtgcttctcttgtacacgtacgcgtgtgtgtgcgaggcgttggctctaactgaacccgagcgaggcgttgggctctaactgaaccagagcgattgcactgcaggctacgcattactgaacccgagcgattgatcgatggctattaactgaacccggtcgagcgattccttcgcNNNNNNNNNNNNNNNNNNNNNNNNNNNNNNNNNNNNNNNNNNNNNNNNNNNNNNNNNNNNNNNNNNNNNNNNNNNNNNNNNNNNNNNNNNNNNNNNNNNNNNNNNNNNNNNNNNNNNNNNNNNNNNNNNNNNNNNNNNNNNNNNNNNNNNNNNNNNNNNNNNNNNNNNNNNNNNNNNNNNNNNNNNNNNNNNNNNNNNNNNNNNNNNNNNNNNNNNNNNNNNNNNNNNNNNNNNNNNNNNNNNNNNNNNNNNNNNNNNNNNNNNNNNNNNNNNNNNNNNNNNNNNNNNNNNNNNNNNNNNNNNNNNNNNNNNNNNNNNNNNNNNNNNNNNNNNNNNNNNNNNNNNNNNNNNNNNNNNNNNNNNNNNNNNNNNNNNNNNNNNNNNNNNNNNNNNNNNNNNNNNNNNNNNNNNNNNNNNNNNNNNNNNNNNNNNNNNNNNNNNNNNNNNNNNNNNNNNNNNNNNNNNNNNNNNNNNNNNNNNNNNNNNNNNNNNNNNNNNNNNNNNNNNNNNNNNNNNNNNNNNNNNNNNNNNNNNNNNNNNNNNNNNNNNNNNNNNtttcgaccgtagcgctccaacacaagtccgtttcgtccgttttgcggtacgccacacccctcccgatgaacaggacccccgtttcgaccgtagcactccaacacaagtccgtttcatccgttttgcggtatgccacacccctcccgatcaacaggaccctcgtttcgaccgtaggaggtctgttttctccgttttgcggtatgccacacccctcccgatgaacaagatacCGTTTAGAACGTGACCGGTTGAACACAAGgtcatttcctctgttctgcggtacgtcaggccttgtttccatcgcctgttccgtccaagccctcccgatgaacacgacgacacattccatttcgacccagccggttggctccccatgaacacgacgacaacgctgtttctccattccgacccagccatgtacacgagccctggccgtacgtatgcgcgagtaggcgttcgagaccccgcccgtatggacgtacgtggccgtattttctttcttgcaccctggacgctgtacatacgtgtacatgctacgtgcgcgcctctactacgacacgtgcgcgcctctactacgacatgtgcgcgcctctacatccacaagtatgtatgtacacgttcgcaaacagaatgacaacgctacgtacacttcgaccaggtgggtcccgactgtcaggcacttccttgcgtgcgaagatgtagctggtgcgtcccagcagtcaggggggcgaatcgtttttttcggacgcacttccttgcgtgcgaagatgtagctggtgggtcccagcagtcaatcgttttttttgcccggacgcacttccttgcgtgcgaagatgtagctggtgggtcccagcagtcaggggggaaacatttttttcatgaaatacggtggcccatctggtgggtccctgctgtcaggtggaggaataattattttgcgtgtaataaggaggcacttccttgctgcggccgtggacccagctgtcagcctctccatgtatagtccacttcagatgcatgtcggtcgttgaccatgttaaccaggccgcgctgagagcaccagggcggtggacgacggcaaggcctaggaagggaacgagacggaggcagggaagactcagcggttgtttcccacgcggaggggagtacgactgcacgagggtttactggttcgtctgccgtcgccggagaataacaggaggtgtgggtgagtagagggatggctaggccagcaatgggagtacgatggggcggtgaggcctgcgcggcagcacagccggccgcggggaggttGGAGCAGGTAGTCCTGCCGGCGCttttttgagcggctggagtaggaagagcagagattgaagaagcacgacggccgttggatggaaatccaatagtcactgcttgtgcgtcaacctttttttagaaaagcctcaaatctgtggaaaatagcatacaacccatctgccattatttctaataatttacagcccatttgctaattcttaaggtttttttttggatcccatattcttcttgttagcattacagcccatattgtggccacggttaaaaaattatacgaaattttgcatattttggtgcggtccgaactgtttttaatccggaaattttgagtcacattcaatctgattttaaaaataaatgtatatcaatataaaatccaaaaaattgtccacgcataaaaatcaatgcaatttaaaatctcaaaatgaaaaaaagaaatttgaaactaattgtcgatttgatgtgttttaaaaatgtacagcccatttctcattaatgataggccattttctgggccagccgaatgaagctctcctcgtcttgaaagatttgcagcccaacaggcctgacaaagcgacttacttggcaaatcacaaaaaaactgggttgtggccgtggacccagctgtcagcctctccatgtacagtactcttccgatggaagtcggtcgttgaccacattgaccatgccgcaccgagagcaccaaggcggtggacgacggtgaggcctaggaaggggaagacgcggagccggggaagatgcggcagtggatgcccgcgcggagaggagtacaagggttcacttgttcggctgcggcgtgaggctgccgtcgctgtagaataacagggggtgtgggtgagtagagggatgccctgggacagcggtgggagtagtaggggcggtgaggcctccgcggcatcacagccggccatgagaggcaggaaaacgtggcacgaccggcgctgctttgggcggctagagcaagaagaccagaggttgaagaagcactacggccgttggatggacatcgtacggtcactgcagctagaatcgtttatattgactaagttgacaaagcccttggtacgcgtcaacttagtaggcccacatgtcagcctcggAAACGGTgcaccctagatgtcagggggaggaatcattttttgggcggccgaagctagtatatccaagattgaagaagaagcccgACATCCATTGGATaaacatccaacggccactgctgctagaaccgtgtgttgactataataagtttacaaagccttgcatacacgtcaaccttttttttaggggacgcgtcaacttagtaggcccataagtgtgtggcagagaacttatagcccatttgtgatttttaagaatgtacaacccatttttgaattctaatggaatttactacagcccatttacagtttgttaaaagtacaacccattttcttgctaggacaacgattaataatttcaaccaaccgttcaagacagaattcaataaaaaaaatccacattttgatgggatccgaaatatttttatcctgaaatttctagtcagattaaatataatttgtattacgtaaaaatccaacgaaacattgtgcgcgcaacaattaaaaattaagattttcaaaatccataaataatattttataaactaattttgtgtttggtgcatttttttatagttactgcccagtttttataatcacatcctatttattattttttaaagcccattttcctgttaatcCTAATGCATaaaatttgcagcccagcggggcggagaataacaagttgaccttgcctgggtattcctcaaaaaaacgtatagctgggctagccatttccaTCTTGAAAATATTAATATCTGGCATGGGCTAGATGGGACACAgctcgcccagttaataccctgctctcctctgaacaacaacaaaaacatcaccaagaaaaactttgcagtgctcacgcctcaaaaacacaaatactgctcgagctgcttgttcccagctgtcggccacaccttgtgcaattctctcgtttatattgactacataggtttaCAATGGTGTGGGAcagtgatgtcaggaaaccagaaggaagcaaaaaaaatatagttgtacataataaggtggcacttgcgtacgtacggcaaTGGCCCTactgggcccctactgtcatccaatcaaaataaagtcatctcctgaatcctcgtGTTCGttaaccatgttaacaatgctaggcaccacgacgagcgcaacaactcgaaggaaaatgaagagggcctcgtgggcccttacggatggtctgatacagcgcccgctactcattcaggaagccaggatcatcgga
This genomic window contains:
- the LOC123156725 gene encoding fatty acid desaturase DES2; amino-acid sequence: MTCSSMSPASSWCGDHGSREHKIDIMGAGGRMTEEREKQELLGRASASEIFQHAPTDKPAFTLAQIKEAIPPHCFQCSLIKSFSYVVYDLVISASLLYAALVWIPALLSMQQLGACPLYWVPHFDFLTLRAATRQTGGGRQQ